DNA sequence from the Alphaproteobacteria bacterium genome:
TGGACCAGCCGTCGAGCACGATCAGGCGATCATGAATGGCCGGGTAATCGAGCAGGCTGACGTGGGGCTGGTTGTCGTAGACCATGCGGCTGTAGATCTCGTCCGACAGGATGGCGACCTGGGGATGCGATTCGAGCCCGGCCACCAGGCGGTCGAGTTCGGCCTTGGCGATGACGCCGCCGGTGGGATTGGCGGGGCTGTTGATGATGATCAGGCGGGTGCGCGGCGTGATCTGGGCCAAGACTTCGTCGGCGCCAAAGGAAAATCCGTTTTCCTCACTCAGCGCGATCGGCACCGGCGTGGCGTCGGCATAGCGGATGGCCGATTGGTAGATCGGGAAACCGGGGTCGGGATACATGATCTCGCTGCCCGCCTGGCCGAACATCAGGCAAGCAAAAAACATGGTCGGTTTGCCGCCGGGTACGATCAGCAGGTTCTCGGGGCTGACGTCGACGCCGCGGTATTTATGGACATCGGCGGCCACGGCCTCGCGCAGCGGCAAAATACCCTGGGCCGGCGTATAGCCGTGATGGCCCTCGGCCAGGGCGCGCCGGCCGGCCTCGACGATGTTCTCGGGCGTCGGGAAGTCGGGCTGGCCGATGCCCAGATTGATGATGTCACGGCCCTCGGCCTGCAACGCGGCGGCCCGGGCCAGCACCTCGAAAGCCGTCTCGGTGCCGAGCCGCGACATGCGCTCGCTGAGCTGTGGTGCGGTCGTGTTCATGGCCCGGTTATAGCAGAGCACGGCCTGGGCGACAGGGGCGCGCGGTGGCAGACGGTCAGTCCGAAAGTAATTCGAAAACGTCCAGGCGAGACGCCCCGCGGTCAAAGGTAACCGTGGTCTCGCATCCATGGGCGCGGTTGGTAGTGCCGAGCAAGCCGTCCGCGAATCCAATTCGGCCTTCGCGGTAGGCCCGCAATGCTGTCAGCGCCTGATGGGCATTCTCGACAACGAAAGCGGTCGTCAGCAATATCTTCTCGAGGATATCCGCCACCTGTGCCCGGGGATAATCGTACGATGTTTCCAGGACCCAAACCAACTCGCAAAGGACGATCCGATTGATGAAGCTGGGCGCCTCCGGAGTGCTTTCGCGTTCCAGAAAGTGTCGGGCCAGCGCCGACTGTCGGGCGTCGTCTTCGACTACCGCGCGGACCAGGACGTTGGTATCCAAGCCCTTCAAATTCGGCCGCCTCGCTCGCGGATGGCCCGGTTCATGTCGTCGATGCTGACCGATTTTTTCGGCGCCGGCAGGACGTCCCAAAGATCGGTCAGGAGAACCGTCGCCGGTACCATCAGAGCCGTGCCGTCGTCTTGCAGGACAAATTCCACCCGATCGCCGGGTTTCAGCCGCAAACCGTCCCTGATGACCTTTGGCACCGTGGTTTGACCTTTGGAGGTGATGGTCGCACTGGCCATCATGCAATCCTTACATAATTCCTTATTCCTTACTATACAGTAAGAATTTGTTAGAGACAATCCATTCAGGGCCGTGTGTCGGTTTGTGCCGCAATTGCCGCCAAACTCTCGATCAGCTTGGGATGCGGCAGGGGCAGGGCGAGGTGTCGTTCCAGGGCGGCGGCGGCGCGCAGCACCAAGGCCTCGCCGTATTGCGGGCCAACGATTTGCAGGCCCACGGGCAGCCCCGCCGTGGTGACGCCGCAGGGCAGCGAGGCGGCCGGTTGGCCGGTCAGGTTGAAGGGCAGGGTGTAGGGCACGGCGTGGCGATAACGGTCGTAGGCCGCCGAGTGGTAGATGGTGTCGGCGCTGGGCGGTGGCGTCGGCTGGGTGGGCGTGAGCAGCAGGTCGTAATCGGCATGGAAGGCGTTCATCAAGGCACCCAGCCGGGCCCGCGCTTCCATGGCCTGGACGTAAGCTTCCATGCCGACCTCCAATCCGGCTTCGGCCAGGCGGCGGAAGTCGGGATCGAGATCGTCCCAGCGCGCTCGCGGTACCTGGCGCAAGATGCTGGCGAAGGCGGCGATCCAGTAATCGGCGAAGTCGGGCTCGAGCGGCGCGAAGACCTCGCCGACCTCCTCGACCGTGGCACCGAGGCCCGCCATGGCCTTCGCGGCCCGGCGCACCGGGGTTAGGATTTCGTCGTCCGGCTGGGCCCCGCCCAGGCCCGGCGCGAAGGCCACCTTGAGACCGCCGACGCCGTCCTCCAGCCCGGTCGTCCAGTCGCGGCCGTCATAGGGCAGGGCATACCAGTCGCGCCGGTCGGGCTTGGCCATCTCGCCCAGCATTAGCGCCGCGTCGCGCACGTTACGGGTGATGGGCCCGCCCGCCAGCAGAGTGGTGAAGGGGTTTTCATTGGGCCACTGCGGCACCCGGCCAAAATTCGGTTTGAGGCCGAAAAGGCCGCAGAAGTTGGCCGGAATGCGGATCGAGCCGCCGCCGTCGTTGCCGAAGGCGAGCTGGCCGATACCGGCGGCCAGGGCCGCCGCGGCGCCGCCCGACGAGCCGCCGGGCGTGCGCTTTGGGTTCCAGGGATTGCGTGTGGTGCCAAAGAGCGGCCCGTCGGTCATGCCCTTCCAGCCGAATTCCGGCATCGTCGTCTTGCCCAGGATGACGGCGCCGGCCTCACGCAGCCGCGCCACCACCGGCGCGTCGTCCTGCCAGGGGCCCTCGGCGGCAACCGTCTTCGAGCCCAGCCGCGTCGGCCAGCCGGCGGCCTGCACGGTGTCTTTGATGTGAACCGGCAGGCCGTCGAGGGGGCTCAGCGGTGTGCCTTGCCGCCAGCGCCGGCCGGCCCGCTCGGCGCTGGCCATGGCGCCCTCCGGGTCGATCACCTGAAAGGCGTTGAGCACGGGCTCGAAGCGCGCCTGGCGCTCCAGCGCCACCTGGCAGGCGGCCGGCGGCGACAAGCTGCCGGCGGCGAAGGCCGCTGCCATCTGGTGGGCCGACAGGTAGGCTATCTCTTGCGACATCCTGCCTCTCCTCAATGGTTTCCGCAGCCGTGCGCTACTATGATAGGGCAAGTGGAGGGAGGATCAGCGTGAAAGCGGCCAACAGCATTCTTTCCGGCTATGGCACCACCGTCTTCGAGGTGATGTCGCGGCTGGCCATCGAACACAAGTCGATCAACCTGGGCCAGGGCTTTCCCGACGGCAACGGGCCCGACGACGTGCGCCAGGCGGCCCATGACGCCCTGGAGAACGCCGCCAACCAGTATCCCCCCATGATGGGCGTGCCCGAGCTGCGCCAGGCCGTGGCCGAGCACGGCCAGCGCTTCTACGGCCTCGAGGTCGACTGGGCCAGCGAGGTCATGGTCACCTCGGGCGCCACCGAGGCCTTGGCGGCCTGTATCCTGGGCCTGGTGGAGCCGGGCGACGAGGCGGTGCTGATCGAGCCCTTGTACGATTGCTACCTGCCCATGATCCGCCGCGCTGGCGCCACGCCCCGGCTGGTGCGGGTCAAGCCGCCGCACTGGGACCTGCCGCGAGACGAGTTGGCGGCGGCGTTCTCCGAGCGCACCAAGCTGGTGCTGCTGAATTCGCCCATGAACCCGGCCGGCAAGGTCTTCAAGCGCGACGAACTGCTGGCCATCGCCGAACTGGCCCTGGCCCATGACTGCTACGTCATCTGCGACGAGGCCTATGAGCACCTGGTGTTCGACGGCCTCGAGCATCTGCCGTTGATCACCCTCCCCGGCATGCGCGATCGCGCCCTGAAGATCGGCTCGGCCGGCAAGACCTTTGCCATGACCGGCTGGAAGGTGGGCTACGTCACGGCGGCGCCCGAGATCCTGGCCACCGTGGCCCGGGCTCACCAGTTCCTGGTCTTTACCACGCCGCCCAACCTGCAGCGCGCCGTGGCCTATGGCCTGGCCAAGGAGGACGCCTATTTCGCCGATCTGGGCGGCGAACTGGCGGCCAAGCGCGACCTGATGCGGGACGGCCTCTCGGGCATCGGCTTCGAAGCCATGGACTGCCAGGGCACCTATTTCATCAACGCCGACTTCCGCGGCCTGGGTTTCAGCGGCAGCGACGAGGAATTCTGCCGCCACATCACCGTCGAGGCCGGCGTCACGGCGGTGCCGGTCAGCGCCTTCTACGCCGCCGACGGTGTCGACTACCTGGCACGCTTTTGTTTCTGCAAAGACGACGCGCTGCTCGAGCAGGCCATCGACCGCCTGGCTCGGCATTTTTCCTGAGCTGCTCTGCCCGGGCTTTACAAACGCTTAACCCGTTCCCATATACGCTGATAACACAACGGGGGTAGCGCCAAGTGGGATGGCGCGGCTTTCCGAAAAGGGCAAACCGCCGGCAACGGCGGGACGCAAAACCACCGGTCTGGAGTTCCAGACAGCGGGGTTACCGAAGGGAGCCAAGGCGATGACAATCTCTGTTCTGACCAGCGAAAAAGTATCCGAGACCGGCGAGGCCTGGATGAGCGAAATCCGGGCCCTGATCGTCGATGACCAGCGGACCATGCGCAAAATCGTGCGGGGCCTTCTGGGCCAGGCCGGCATCAAGGATGTGGTCGAGGCCGAGGACGGTGCCGTGGCCTTGCGCTTTCTCGAGGCACAGCAGGCCGACCTGCCTGACATCGTGATCTGCGATTTGCACATGGAGAAAGTCGACGGCATGGATTTCTGCAACCGCATCCGGCGTCACAAACGGCCCGAGATCGCGGGTATACCAGTACTCATCCTTACCGGCGACGCCGATACCATGTTGCACGAAGTCAGCCGCCAGGTCGGTGCCGCCAAGGTGCTGACCAAACCGATTTCCGCACCCGATCTGGCCCGCGAAATCCACGAAGCCGTCGGCTTTTCGGGCTGACACCCAACGTCCGAAGCCGACGGCCTGGGGACCATCGGCTTCGGAGCTCCGCCCGCGCCGCCGCTGTGGGAAGGGGTCATGCGACGGGCGTCGGG
Encoded proteins:
- a CDS encoding pyridoxal phosphate-dependent aminotransferase, producing the protein MNTTAPQLSERMSRLGTETAFEVLARAAALQAEGRDIINLGIGQPDFPTPENIVEAGRRALAEGHHGYTPAQGILPLREAVAADVHKYRGVDVSPENLLIVPGGKPTMFFACLMFGQAGSEIMYPDPGFPIYQSAIRYADATPVPIALSEENGFSFGADEVLAQITPRTRLIIINSPANPTGGVIAKAELDRLVAGLESHPQVAILSDEIYSRMVYDNQPHVSLLDYPAIHDRLIVLDGWSKTYAMTGWRLGWSLWPAAWIEAAVRLCVNVHSCVNAATQWAGIEALTGPQDAVDEMVTAFDERRQVILDELNAIPGFRCNRPAGAFYAFPNIAGTGLGAKELQQRLLEEAGVATVAGTSFGAGGEGFIRFSYANSVANIREAMARIRRLLA
- a CDS encoding amidase — its product is MSQEIAYLSAHQMAAAFAAGSLSPPAACQVALERQARFEPVLNAFQVIDPEGAMASAERAGRRWRQGTPLSPLDGLPVHIKDTVQAAGWPTRLGSKTVAAEGPWQDDAPVVARLREAGAVILGKTTMPEFGWKGMTDGPLFGTTRNPWNPKRTPGGSSGGAAAALAAGIGQLAFGNDGGGSIRIPANFCGLFGLKPNFGRVPQWPNENPFTTLLAGGPITRNVRDAALMLGEMAKPDRRDWYALPYDGRDWTTGLEDGVGGLKVAFAPGLGGAQPDDEILTPVRRAAKAMAGLGATVEEVGEVFAPLEPDFADYWIAAFASILRQVPRARWDDLDPDFRRLAEAGLEVGMEAYVQAMEARARLGALMNAFHADYDLLLTPTQPTPPPSADTIYHSAAYDRYRHAVPYTLPFNLTGQPAASLPCGVTTAGLPVGLQIVGPQYGEALVLRAAAALERHLALPLPHPKLIESLAAIAAQTDTRP
- a CDS encoding response regulator, with protein sequence MTISVLTSEKVSETGEAWMSEIRALIVDDQRTMRKIVRGLLGQAGIKDVVEAEDGAVALRFLEAQQADLPDIVICDLHMEKVDGMDFCNRIRRHKRPEIAGIPVLILTGDADTMLHEVSRQVGAAKVLTKPISAPDLAREIHEAVGFSG
- a CDS encoding type II toxin-antitoxin system VapC family toxin, with product MDTNVLVRAVVEDDARQSALARHFLERESTPEAPSFINRIVLCELVWVLETSYDYPRAQVADILEKILLTTAFVVENAHQALTALRAYREGRIGFADGLLGTTNRAHGCETTVTFDRGASRLDVFELLSD
- a CDS encoding type II toxin-antitoxin system PrlF family antitoxin, yielding MASATITSKGQTTVPKVIRDGLRLKPGDRVEFVLQDDGTALMVPATVLLTDLWDVLPAPKKSVSIDDMNRAIRERGGRI
- a CDS encoding aminotransferase — translated: MKAANSILSGYGTTVFEVMSRLAIEHKSINLGQGFPDGNGPDDVRQAAHDALENAANQYPPMMGVPELRQAVAEHGQRFYGLEVDWASEVMVTSGATEALAACILGLVEPGDEAVLIEPLYDCYLPMIRRAGATPRLVRVKPPHWDLPRDELAAAFSERTKLVLLNSPMNPAGKVFKRDELLAIAELALAHDCYVICDEAYEHLVFDGLEHLPLITLPGMRDRALKIGSAGKTFAMTGWKVGYVTAAPEILATVARAHQFLVFTTPPNLQRAVAYGLAKEDAYFADLGGELAAKRDLMRDGLSGIGFEAMDCQGTYFINADFRGLGFSGSDEEFCRHITVEAGVTAVPVSAFYAADGVDYLARFCFCKDDALLEQAIDRLARHFS